A portion of the Pseudomonas sp. GR 6-02 genome contains these proteins:
- a CDS encoding polyamine ABC transporter substrate-binding protein, whose translation MRLLKSVVPVALAVLFSAGAQAQPSVSVYNWTDYIGETTLADFQAKTGIKVIYDVFDSNETLEGKLLAGRTGYDVVVPSNHFLARQVKAGAFLKLDRSQLPNFKNLDPKLLTLLEKNDPQNAHSVPYLWGTNGIGYNVDKVKQVLGIDHIDSWAVFFEPENLKKLSQCGVSMMDSADEVFPAVLNYMGMDPRSENPEDFKKAEAKLLSIRPYITYFHSSKYVSDLANGDICVAFGYSGDVFQAANRAKEAKNGVNIAYSIPKEGSNLWFDLLAIPADASNPKEAHAFINNLLDPQVIAKVSASVGYANPNPAAKAYMDAELVNNPEVYPPQDVLDKLYISTTPPQAIMRLMTRSWSKVKSNQ comes from the coding sequence ATGCGTCTATTGAAATCCGTGGTTCCGGTCGCGCTGGCGGTATTGTTCAGCGCCGGGGCGCAGGCTCAGCCAAGCGTCAGCGTCTACAACTGGACCGATTACATCGGCGAGACCACCCTCGCCGACTTCCAGGCAAAAACCGGGATCAAGGTGATCTACGACGTATTCGATTCCAACGAAACCCTGGAAGGCAAACTGCTCGCCGGCCGCACCGGGTATGACGTGGTGGTGCCGTCCAACCACTTTCTCGCGCGCCAGGTGAAGGCCGGTGCGTTCCTCAAACTGGATCGATCGCAGCTGCCCAACTTCAAAAACCTCGACCCGAAACTGCTGACCCTGCTGGAGAAAAACGATCCGCAGAACGCGCATTCCGTACCGTATCTGTGGGGCACCAACGGCATCGGCTACAACGTCGACAAGGTCAAGCAAGTGCTGGGCATTGATCACATCGATTCCTGGGCCGTGTTTTTCGAACCCGAGAACCTGAAGAAACTCAGCCAGTGTGGTGTGTCGATGATGGACTCGGCTGATGAAGTATTCCCGGCAGTCCTCAACTACATGGGCATGGACCCACGCAGCGAAAACCCTGAGGACTTTAAAAAAGCCGAAGCCAAACTCTTGAGCATCCGGCCTTACATCACCTACTTCCATTCCTCCAAGTACGTCTCGGACTTGGCCAACGGCGACATCTGCGTGGCCTTCGGTTACTCCGGCGACGTGTTCCAGGCGGCCAATCGCGCCAAGGAAGCGAAGAACGGTGTGAACATCGCCTACTCGATCCCGAAAGAAGGCAGCAACCTGTGGTTCGACCTTCTGGCAATTCCCGCCGACGCCAGCAACCCGAAAGAAGCCCACGCCTTCATCAATAACCTGCTGGACCCGCAAGTGATCGCCAAGGTCAGTGCCTCGGTGGGCTATGCCAATCCGAACCCGGCGGCCAAGGCATACATGGATGCCGAGTTGGTCAATAATCCTGAGGTCTACCCACCCCAGGACGTCCTCGACAAACTCTACATTTCCACCACCCCGCCCCAGGCGATCATGCGTCTGATGACCCGTTCCTGGAGCAAAGTGAAGTCCAACCAATGA
- a CDS encoding paraquat-inducible protein A — protein sequence MATTAPLIICEHCDCVYEKVTLAKHQKALCTRCGGVLARYNGLSVQQRLALSFTAAVLWTFSNFYPVMTISLKGMKNSATLWDSVVALSQGPITFIALVAAISIIIAPMFQLLLLIWVLSFALTSRRSPGFKLCMRWLETLRPWSMLEVCLLGAMVAVFKLAGLLDVLPGIGMFALAVLSLLLIRIAGRDVRDLWDTL from the coding sequence ATGGCGACGACTGCTCCATTGATCATCTGCGAGCACTGCGACTGCGTGTATGAAAAAGTCACGCTCGCCAAACATCAAAAGGCCCTGTGTACACGTTGCGGCGGTGTGCTTGCGCGTTACAACGGCTTGTCGGTGCAGCAACGCCTGGCGCTGAGCTTCACGGCGGCCGTGCTGTGGACTTTCTCGAATTTCTATCCGGTCATGACCATCAGCCTCAAGGGCATGAAGAACAGCGCGACGCTGTGGGATTCGGTGGTGGCGCTGAGCCAGGGGCCGATCACTTTCATTGCGTTAGTGGCGGCGATTTCCATCATCATCGCGCCGATGTTCCAGCTGCTCCTGTTGATCTGGGTATTGAGCTTTGCCCTCACCTCCCGACGTTCCCCAGGCTTCAAGCTATGCATGCGCTGGCTGGAAACCCTCAGGCCCTGGAGCATGCTGGAAGTCTGCCTGCTTGGGGCGATGGTCGCGGTGTTCAAACTCGCCGGGCTGCTGGATGTGCTGCCGGGTATCGGCATGTTTGCCCTGGCGGTCCTCAGCCTGTTGCTGATCCGCATCGCCGGGCGCGATGTACGTGATTTGTGGGACACCCTATGA
- a CDS encoding NAD(P)/FAD-dependent oxidoreductase: protein MNQHDKQHARSYYAASANGMAPYPTLDSDLEADVCVIGGGFTGVNTAIELAQRGLSVILLEGRRIGWGASGRNGGQLIRGIGHDVSGFARYVGEEGVRYLERAGIESVELVGNRIREHGIDCDLRWGFCELANTPAQFAAFKAELQSLAELEYPHETRLVGPEQIRQQVVGSDLYAGGLIDMGSGHLHPLNLVLGEARLAQSLGVRIFEQSPVLELVHGSPVQVRCAGGTVRAGSLVLACNAHLEELEPRLSGKVLPAGSYIIATEPLAPEVTAQLIPQNLALCDQKVGLDYYRLSADRRLLFGGACHYSGRDPVDIGAYMRPKMLKVFPQLADVRIDYQWGGKIGITANRFPQAGRLSQYPNVFYAQGYSGHGLNVTHWCARLLAEVIQVGHSRGLDVFSAVPHMTFPGGRTLRSPLLALGMFWYRLRELLG from the coding sequence ATGAATCAGCATGACAAGCAACATGCCCGCTCCTATTACGCGGCATCGGCCAATGGCATGGCACCCTACCCTACGCTGGATTCGGACCTTGAAGCCGATGTCTGCGTGATCGGTGGCGGGTTCACCGGGGTCAACACCGCGATCGAACTGGCACAGCGCGGGCTCTCGGTGATTCTGCTGGAGGGCCGGCGGATCGGCTGGGGCGCCAGCGGTCGTAATGGCGGGCAGTTGATCCGTGGCATTGGCCATGACGTCAGTGGGTTCGCCCGTTATGTCGGCGAGGAAGGCGTGCGTTATCTGGAGCGTGCGGGCATCGAGTCCGTGGAACTGGTGGGCAATCGCATCCGTGAACATGGCATCGATTGCGACCTGCGCTGGGGTTTCTGCGAACTGGCCAATACCCCGGCGCAGTTCGCCGCGTTCAAGGCTGAGCTGCAAAGCCTCGCCGAGTTGGAGTACCCCCATGAAACCCGACTCGTCGGCCCCGAGCAGATCCGCCAGCAAGTGGTGGGCTCGGACCTTTATGCCGGCGGCCTGATCGACATGGGTTCGGGTCACTTGCATCCGCTGAATCTGGTGCTCGGCGAAGCGCGGCTGGCGCAATCTCTCGGGGTACGGATTTTCGAGCAGAGCCCAGTGCTGGAGTTGGTCCACGGCAGCCCCGTGCAGGTTCGCTGCGCCGGCGGTACAGTGCGCGCCGGCAGCCTGGTGCTGGCCTGCAACGCACATCTGGAAGAACTCGAACCGCGCCTGAGCGGTAAGGTGCTACCGGCGGGCAGTTACATCATCGCCACCGAACCGTTGGCACCCGAGGTGACCGCTCAGCTGATCCCGCAGAACCTGGCGCTGTGCGACCAGAAAGTCGGTCTTGATTACTACCGGCTCTCGGCGGATCGACGCTTGTTATTCGGCGGTGCCTGCCATTATTCCGGGCGCGACCCCGTGGACATCGGCGCCTATATGCGGCCGAAAATGCTCAAGGTCTTCCCGCAATTGGCGGATGTGCGCATCGACTATCAATGGGGCGGCAAGATCGGCATCACCGCCAACCGCTTCCCCCAGGCCGGACGCTTGAGCCAGTACCCGAACGTGTTCTACGCCCAGGGTTATTCCGGCCATGGCCTGAACGTGACCCACTGGTGCGCCCGGTTGCTGGCCGAAGTGATACAGGTCGGCCACAGCCGGGGGCTGGACGTGTTCAGCGCCGTGCCGCATATGACCTTTCCCGGCGGACGAACCCTGCGCTCACCGCTGCTGGCGCTTGGCATGTTCTGGTACCGGTTGCGCGAATTACTTGGCTGA
- a CDS encoding PqiB family protein, protein MKSQATDGPQAPGQAAIKTRRFSVSLVWIVPIVAVLVGISLVVHSWLQEGPTITITFKTGSGLVANKTEVKYRNVVIGRVSEVKLSGDQKRVDATIQLDKQAESFTRADSQFWVVRPRIGAGGVSGIDTLLSGDYIGADIGQADARSKHFTGLENPPPITYGEPGKRFMLHTQDLGSLDIGSPVYYRKIPVGQVVAYELDADGKGVNIEIFVHAPNDAYVTENTRFWNASGIDVNVGANGFSVKTESLSALLVGGVAFRAPEYSPNDEVAIEDKAFDLFEDEHTALAPPNGKAQFLSLRFDQALRGLKVDAPVEFLGVEIGRVVAVNLDFDAKKRSFPVNVGIVIYPQRLGKAHIKMLEALKHDPNDETATVRLLGSFIENGLRAQARSGNLLTGQLYIALDFYPKAEKVAFDPAARPISIPTIPGSLEQLQEKLESMVNKINQLPIERIAGNLDSNLVELRKGLAQFNAKTLPGVQTTLSDVSKTLQSASSTLAEDSPQREQLSQTLDELGRMSRSLRELSDYMGRHPESLIRGRPDNAAPMDLQGPPRN, encoded by the coding sequence ATGAAGTCCCAAGCCACTGACGGTCCGCAAGCCCCTGGCCAAGCCGCGATCAAGACCCGTCGCTTCAGCGTTTCGCTGGTATGGATCGTGCCGATCGTAGCGGTGTTGGTGGGGATTTCCCTGGTGGTGCACAGCTGGCTGCAGGAAGGCCCGACCATCACCATCACGTTCAAGACCGGTAGCGGCCTGGTGGCCAACAAGACCGAGGTCAAATACCGCAATGTGGTCATCGGCCGCGTCTCGGAGGTGAAACTGAGCGGCGACCAGAAACGCGTCGACGCCACGATCCAGCTCGACAAACAGGCTGAAAGCTTTACTCGTGCAGACTCGCAATTCTGGGTTGTGCGGCCGCGCATCGGTGCCGGTGGCGTTTCGGGCATCGATACCTTGCTGTCGGGCGACTACATTGGTGCCGACATCGGCCAGGCCGATGCCCGTTCCAAACACTTCACTGGGCTGGAAAACCCGCCGCCCATTACCTATGGCGAGCCGGGCAAACGCTTTATGTTGCACACTCAGGACCTCGGTTCGCTGGACATCGGTTCCCCCGTCTACTACCGCAAGATTCCCGTCGGGCAAGTGGTGGCGTATGAACTGGATGCCGACGGCAAAGGGGTGAACATCGAAATCTTCGTACACGCACCCAACGATGCCTACGTTACCGAGAACACCCGGTTCTGGAACGCCAGCGGTATTGATGTGAATGTCGGCGCCAACGGTTTTTCGGTGAAGACCGAGTCCCTGTCAGCCTTGTTGGTGGGCGGCGTCGCCTTTCGCGCGCCGGAATACAGTCCCAACGATGAAGTGGCCATCGAGGATAAAGCCTTCGACCTGTTCGAGGATGAGCACACCGCCCTCGCCCCGCCCAACGGCAAGGCACAGTTCCTGAGCTTGCGTTTCGATCAGGCGTTGCGCGGGCTCAAGGTCGATGCACCGGTGGAGTTTCTTGGTGTGGAGATCGGCCGGGTGGTGGCAGTCAATCTGGATTTCGACGCGAAAAAACGCAGCTTCCCGGTCAATGTCGGCATCGTGATCTACCCGCAACGCCTCGGTAAGGCTCACATCAAAATGCTCGAGGCCTTGAAGCATGACCCCAATGACGAAACTGCAACCGTGCGTCTGCTAGGCTCCTTCATCGAAAACGGCCTGCGAGCTCAGGCCCGTAGCGGCAATCTGTTGACCGGTCAGCTTTACATTGCGCTCGACTTCTATCCCAAGGCGGAGAAAGTCGCGTTCGATCCGGCTGCCCGCCCTATCTCTATTCCAACCATTCCCGGCAGTCTTGAGCAGTTGCAGGAAAAACTGGAAAGCATGGTCAACAAAATCAACCAGCTGCCTATCGAACGCATAGCCGGCAACCTGGACAGCAATCTCGTCGAACTGCGCAAAGGCTTAGCGCAATTCAACGCCAAGACCCTGCCCGGCGTGCAAACCACCCTGTCGGACGTCAGCAAGACCTTGCAATCGGCCAGTTCGACCCTCGCCGAAGATTCGCCGCAACGGGAACAACTGAGCCAGACCCTGGACGAGCTTGGACGCATGTCGCGCTCGTTGCGTGAACTCTCGGACTACATGGGACGGCATCCGGAATCGCTGATTCGCGGCCGCCCCGACAATGCCGCGCCGATGGATCTGCAAGGGCCACCGCGCAACTGA
- a CDS encoding DUF2955 domain-containing protein, producing MPTDRPPGFQRAPRLAVGTALCLAISFGLALPIPFIAPVLCVLLLATLNKPLPFKAGVMLAVVAMLTTGIGLLLIPVLRYYPLSGVLLIGVGLFLAFGFGLRGGNTLVVTFLIIGLTMISSAGVAEFDLAIMVIGALVKALLLAVIVVAISHWLFPDPANAPLPPAASAMPAQEVPRIALRATLIVIPAFLLALIDPASYLPIILKAVSLGQQSSTVTTRNASRELLGSTLMGGLLAIVFWCALSLFVHLWMFFLWMLLFGLLLARKLYALSPTRQTPGFWLNSLITLIILLGQSVQDSLAGKDVYTAFAVRMGLFIALTLYADLMVHLIEQRQRTPGAQGVT from the coding sequence ATGCCTACTGATCGCCCGCCCGGATTCCAACGGGCGCCGCGTCTGGCCGTCGGCACGGCGCTGTGCCTGGCCATCAGCTTCGGCCTGGCACTGCCGATTCCGTTTATTGCGCCGGTGCTTTGCGTGTTGCTGTTGGCCACGCTTAACAAACCCCTGCCATTCAAGGCCGGCGTGATGCTGGCAGTGGTTGCGATGCTGACCACCGGCATCGGGCTGTTACTGATCCCGGTCCTGCGTTATTACCCCCTCAGCGGTGTGCTGCTGATCGGTGTCGGTCTGTTCCTGGCCTTTGGTTTCGGGCTGCGCGGCGGCAACACCTTGGTCGTGACCTTTCTGATCATCGGCCTGACGATGATTTCCTCGGCCGGCGTTGCCGAGTTCGATCTGGCGATAATGGTCATCGGTGCCCTGGTCAAGGCCTTGCTCCTCGCCGTCATCGTCGTCGCGATCAGTCACTGGCTGTTTCCCGACCCGGCCAATGCACCCTTGCCACCTGCCGCCAGCGCTATGCCGGCGCAAGAAGTGCCCAGGATAGCGCTGCGTGCCACCCTGATCGTGATCCCAGCGTTCTTGTTGGCGCTGATCGACCCGGCCAGTTATCTGCCGATCATTTTGAAAGCGGTCAGTCTGGGCCAGCAGAGTTCAACTGTAACGACGCGCAACGCCAGTCGCGAACTGCTCGGCTCGACCTTGATGGGCGGGCTGTTGGCCATTGTGTTCTGGTGCGCGCTCAGCCTGTTCGTGCACTTGTGGATGTTCTTTCTGTGGATGCTGCTGTTCGGCTTGCTGTTGGCGCGCAAGCTCTATGCCCTGAGTCCGACTCGACAAACCCCGGGGTTCTGGCTCAACAGCCTGATCACGCTGATCATCCTGCTGGGCCAGTCGGTGCAGGACAGTCTTGCCGGCAAAGACGTCTATACCGCCTTCGCCGTGCGCATGGGGTTGTTTATCGCCCTCACGCTCTATGCCGACCTGATGGTTCACCTGATTGAACAGCGGCAGAGAACGCCCGGTGCTCAGGGCGTTACCTGA
- a CDS encoding glutamine synthetase family protein encodes MNVPFDQLFTWLKDHKITEVECVVSDLTGIARGKIAPTNKFLHERGMRLPESVLLQTVTGDFVDDDIYYDLLDPADIDMVCKPVADAVYVVPWAIEPTAIVIHDTFDKFGNPIELSPRNVLKKVLQLYTDKGWQPIVAPEMEFYLTQRCEDPDLPLKAPLGRSGRAESGRQSFSIDAANEFDPLFEDVYDWCELQGLDLDTLIHEDGPAQMEINFRHGDALDLADQITVFKRTLREAALKHNVTATFMAKPIGDEPGSAMHIHQSVVDIASGQPIFADADGQMSELFRHHIGGLQKYIPKVLPMFAPNVNSFRRFLPDTSAPVNVEWGEENRTVGLRVPTSSPDAMRVENRLPGADANPYLAIAASLLCGYLGMVEKVEPSAAVQGRAYERRNLRLPITIEDALTRMEECETIKRYLGSKFVRGYVAVKRAEHENFKRVISSWEREFLLLSV; translated from the coding sequence ATGAATGTCCCTTTCGATCAGCTGTTCACGTGGCTGAAAGATCACAAGATTACCGAGGTCGAGTGTGTGGTCAGCGACTTGACCGGCATTGCTCGCGGCAAGATTGCACCCACCAACAAGTTCCTGCATGAGCGAGGCATGCGCCTGCCGGAAAGTGTGCTGTTGCAAACGGTAACCGGGGACTTTGTCGACGACGACATCTACTACGACCTGCTCGACCCGGCCGACATCGACATGGTCTGCAAACCTGTCGCCGACGCGGTTTACGTGGTGCCGTGGGCCATCGAACCCACCGCCATCGTGATCCACGACACCTTCGACAAGTTCGGCAACCCCATCGAACTGTCGCCGCGCAACGTGCTGAAGAAAGTGCTGCAGCTTTACACCGACAAAGGCTGGCAGCCGATTGTCGCGCCGGAAATGGAGTTCTACCTGACCCAGCGCTGCGAAGACCCGGACTTGCCACTCAAGGCGCCGCTGGGGCGTTCTGGCCGTGCGGAAAGCGGTCGACAGTCTTTTTCCATCGACGCCGCCAACGAGTTCGATCCACTGTTTGAAGACGTCTACGATTGGTGCGAACTGCAGGGCCTGGACCTCGACACGCTGATCCACGAAGACGGCCCGGCGCAGATGGAAATCAACTTCCGTCATGGCGATGCGCTGGACCTGGCGGACCAGATCACCGTGTTCAAACGCACCCTGCGCGAGGCGGCACTCAAGCACAACGTGACTGCGACTTTCATGGCCAAACCCATTGGTGACGAACCTGGCAGCGCCATGCACATCCATCAAAGCGTGGTCGACATCGCCAGCGGCCAGCCGATCTTCGCCGATGCCGACGGGCAGATGAGCGAGCTGTTCCGGCACCACATCGGCGGCCTGCAAAAGTACATCCCCAAAGTGCTGCCGATGTTCGCGCCCAACGTCAATTCGTTCCGCCGCTTCCTGCCCGACACCTCGGCACCGGTCAACGTCGAATGGGGCGAAGAAAACCGCACCGTCGGCCTGCGCGTGCCGACCTCGAGCCCCGACGCCATGCGCGTGGAAAACCGTTTGCCGGGTGCCGACGCCAACCCTTACCTGGCGATCGCCGCGAGCCTGTTGTGCGGCTACCTGGGCATGGTCGAAAAGGTCGAGCCGAGCGCCGCGGTGCAGGGTCGTGCCTACGAGCGACGCAACCTGCGCCTGCCGATCACCATCGAGGACGCACTCACGCGCATGGAAGAGTGCGAAACCATCAAGCGCTACCTGGGCAGCAAATTCGTCCGGGGGTATGTCGCGGTCAAGCGCGCCGAACACGAGAACTTCAAGCGCGTGATCAGCTCCTGGGAGCGCGAGTTCCTGCTGCTCAGCGTCTAA
- a CDS encoding HlyD family secretion protein, which translates to MSEPSPPATEAPSSKAPEPAADPAKKGIKWVLLLIVLSLAWYLLADRFTPYTQQARVGAFVIPVAAEVAGQVIRVNVRNNQDVKAGDVLFEVDQQPYQIAADRARADLESTRRQIGASTAGIASAQASLRAAQANELKARQDNERLESLYRQDRGTISVRLLEASRASREQAVSQVAAARAEVQRAREQEGGSEEDNALLRSAATALSKAELDMANTQVRARSAGLITDLRTDVGQFAAVGTPVMTLIAIHDVWISADMTENNLGRVKPGTPVAIVLDALPGEVFEGRVRSVGYGVSVGQTPAPGTLPSVQNSRDWLRPAQRFPVIIEFSDEAMQVLRDNRAIRAGGQAEVMAFPAQNNPLNPLGRVFFWLMSWLSYAY; encoded by the coding sequence ATGAGTGAACCCTCACCGCCCGCCACTGAAGCGCCCTCTTCCAAGGCGCCCGAACCGGCTGCCGATCCGGCAAAAAAAGGCATCAAATGGGTGCTGCTGCTGATCGTCCTGAGCCTGGCCTGGTATCTGTTGGCTGACCGTTTCACGCCGTATACGCAACAGGCTCGGGTCGGTGCCTTTGTGATTCCGGTGGCGGCTGAAGTGGCCGGTCAGGTGATCCGCGTGAATGTGCGCAACAACCAGGACGTCAAGGCAGGCGATGTGCTGTTCGAAGTCGATCAGCAGCCCTATCAGATAGCCGCCGACCGCGCACGCGCGGATCTTGAGTCTACCCGCCGGCAGATCGGTGCCAGCACTGCCGGCATTGCCTCCGCGCAAGCCTCGTTGCGGGCGGCTCAGGCCAATGAACTCAAGGCCCGGCAGGATAACGAACGCCTTGAAAGCCTGTACCGCCAAGACCGCGGAACCATTTCCGTGCGCTTGCTTGAAGCCTCTCGGGCCAGCCGTGAACAGGCCGTCAGCCAGGTTGCCGCGGCCCGTGCCGAAGTCCAGCGCGCACGGGAACAGGAAGGCGGCAGCGAGGAAGACAACGCGCTGTTACGCAGCGCCGCCACGGCGTTATCAAAAGCCGAACTCGACATGGCCAACACCCAAGTCCGCGCGCGCTCGGCGGGTTTGATAACTGACCTGCGCACCGACGTCGGCCAATTCGCCGCGGTCGGCACGCCGGTCATGACCTTGATTGCCATCCACGATGTGTGGATCAGTGCGGACATGACCGAGAACAACCTGGGGCGGGTCAAGCCTGGAACTCCGGTGGCGATCGTGCTGGACGCGCTGCCCGGCGAGGTCTTCGAGGGACGGGTGCGCAGCGTCGGCTACGGCGTCAGTGTGGGGCAGACCCCGGCGCCGGGCACTTTGCCCAGCGTGCAAAACAGTCGCGACTGGTTGCGACCGGCCCAACGCTTCCCGGTGATCATCGAATTTTCTGACGAGGCGATGCAGGTGCTACGTGACAATCGCGCCATTCGTGCCGGGGGCCAGGCCGAAGTCATGGCCTTTCCTGCGCAGAACAATCCGCTGAATCCCTTGGGACGCGTGTTTTTCTGGCTGATGAGTTGGTTGTCTTATGCCTACTGA
- a CDS encoding paraquat-inducible protein A, whose product MNRPPLASELNLCLCHSCGMACDMTDQPHECERCGAPLHARKPDSLTRTWAYLLASLVFYIPANLLPVMNTSLFGNGSDSTIMSGVLEFWAHGAWDIALIIFIASIAVPGIKFVALSLLLITVQRGSFWARKERSRLYRFVELIGYWSMLDVIVVALVAALVKFQALGDIEPRPGILFFGLVVVFTMLSAMSFDPRLIWDNERDRALQNLQDEEPMDEVPSH is encoded by the coding sequence ATGAACAGGCCACCGCTCGCCAGCGAACTCAACCTGTGCCTGTGCCACAGTTGTGGCATGGCCTGCGACATGACCGATCAACCTCACGAATGCGAACGCTGCGGCGCGCCGTTGCATGCCCGCAAACCTGACTCTCTGACCCGGACATGGGCCTATCTGCTGGCCTCACTGGTGTTTTATATCCCGGCCAATCTGCTGCCGGTCATGAACACCAGTCTGTTCGGCAACGGCTCCGACAGCACCATCATGAGCGGTGTGCTGGAGTTCTGGGCACACGGTGCATGGGACATTGCGCTGATCATTTTCATTGCCAGCATCGCGGTGCCGGGCATCAAGTTCGTTGCTCTCTCCCTGCTGCTGATCACGGTGCAACGCGGCAGCTTCTGGGCGCGCAAGGAACGTTCGAGGCTTTACCGTTTTGTCGAGCTGATCGGCTACTGGTCGATGCTCGACGTCATTGTCGTTGCGCTGGTGGCGGCATTGGTGAAATTCCAGGCTTTGGGCGATATCGAACCGCGCCCGGGCATTCTGTTCTTTGGTCTGGTGGTGGTGTTCACCATGCTGTCGGCGATGAGTTTCGACCCGCGGCTGATCTGGGATAACGAGCGGGATAGAGCGCTGCAAAACCTACAAGATGAGGAGCCCATGGATGAAGTCCCAAGCCACTGA
- a CDS encoding YMGG-like glycine zipper-containing protein: MSRLSSFSLCVVVSMACTQVQAETVVPLKGQSSQQTQLDINDCRNVAASQSSSTPPPSGGRLRGAAVGAAAGAVGAEVRGRQHDEFYEGVDDDVKQEYRQNRAGQTAAAGAVVGGARQRQERRAQQKTNASTSSTAYTSCLQGRGYQVTP, from the coding sequence ATGAGTCGGTTATCGTCTTTCAGTCTGTGTGTCGTAGTGTCGATGGCCTGTACGCAGGTCCAGGCCGAAACGGTTGTGCCGTTGAAAGGGCAGAGTTCGCAACAAACCCAGCTGGACATCAACGATTGCCGCAACGTCGCGGCGAGTCAGAGTTCCTCAACACCACCACCCTCGGGCGGGCGCTTGCGCGGTGCCGCGGTGGGTGCTGCTGCCGGGGCGGTGGGCGCTGAGGTCCGGGGGCGTCAGCATGACGAGTTTTACGAGGGGGTCGACGACGATGTGAAACAGGAATATCGCCAGAACCGGGCCGGGCAAACCGCAGCGGCGGGCGCAGTGGTTGGTGGCGCGCGCCAGCGTCAGGAGCGTCGGGCGCAGCAAAAGACCAACGCGTCGACCAGTTCAACCGCCTATACCAGCTGCCTGCAAGGGCGGGGTTATCAGGTAACGCCCTGA
- a CDS encoding helix-turn-helix domain-containing protein, whose amino-acid sequence MTACNPLQVQAFNTADVAEQIRATPGWVQHYQQMSPGHFAGRVRYLDLQGVEIYEEQMNTRVEQNFSAPEGSLAFCFDRNDNSLYMLNGESRNIWITPENYQEIAVVFGPQFVQRHGLDVARLEGLFMSPLNCGQNALFSRWLSGTLTRLEQTLDPPSKEALTQQLLEDCLFILDNACVCLDRAGLQRRAEERTIMKRVAEWAADTPEETLNLLELSQVAGVSLRQLQHAFKAYTGMTPSHWLRLRRLNSARRELLSPTASDTTVAQVAMHWSFWHLGRFSSSYRALFQELPSQTLARQHSGPCRRSS is encoded by the coding sequence ATGACAGCGTGCAATCCGTTACAGGTTCAAGCCTTCAACACCGCCGACGTGGCCGAGCAGATCCGCGCCACACCGGGTTGGGTGCAGCACTATCAGCAGATGTCACCGGGGCATTTCGCCGGGCGGGTGCGCTATCTGGACTTGCAAGGCGTGGAGATTTACGAAGAGCAGATGAACACCCGGGTCGAGCAGAATTTCAGCGCCCCCGAAGGTTCACTGGCGTTCTGTTTCGATCGCAACGACAACTCGCTGTACATGTTGAACGGCGAGAGCCGCAACATCTGGATCACCCCGGAGAACTACCAGGAAATCGCCGTGGTGTTCGGACCGCAATTCGTTCAACGGCATGGCCTGGACGTGGCGCGGCTCGAAGGCTTGTTCATGTCGCCGCTCAATTGCGGGCAGAACGCGCTGTTCAGCCGCTGGTTGAGCGGCACCTTGACGCGACTGGAGCAGACGCTGGATCCGCCGAGCAAAGAGGCATTGACCCAGCAGTTGCTGGAGGACTGTTTGTTCATCCTCGATAACGCTTGTGTGTGCCTGGATCGCGCAGGCTTGCAGCGTCGGGCCGAAGAGCGAACGATCATGAAGCGCGTCGCCGAATGGGCCGCCGATACCCCGGAAGAAACCCTCAACTTGCTGGAACTGTCCCAGGTGGCCGGGGTTTCGTTGCGTCAGTTGCAGCACGCGTTCAAGGCGTACACCGGGATGACGCCCTCGCATTGGTTGCGTTTGCGCCGGCTCAACAGTGCGCGCCGTGAGTTGCTCAGCCCAACGGCCAGCGACACGACAGTCGCGCAAGTGGCGATGCACTGGTCGTTCTGGCATTTGGGGCGGTTTTCCAGCAGTTATCGAGCGTTGTTCCAGGAGCTTCCCAGCCAGACGCTCGCCCGCCAACACAGTGGACCTTGTCGGAGGTCATCATGA